Genomic segment of Syngnathus acus chromosome 10, fSynAcu1.2, whole genome shotgun sequence:
aaataatttgtttgatatagaagaaccagtgaagtaacaTCTAAAAGTGTTTcacttgtctgaacaaaaggaTTGCCTCATATTATTATtggattttttgtgtgcaaattaAAGAGAATGGCAAAAGTTATGTCATTAAGATTTCTTTCATCAGTGGATGTTAGTCACTGCTGAGGGGCATCGAATATCTCGTTTAGGGCGTCACACTGAAATCTTAACATATTAacaactgaaagaaaaaaacataggCAGGTTGTCAAATTCAAGTTTGACAAGTTTGTGCGGAAGAACACGTTTGGAGAAACATGACTTTTAGATGTtacctgctgacagtttcgactGCGAGGAGGACTGGAGACACAAtcgaaactgtcagcaggtaACATCTAAAAGTGTTTCACTTGTCTGACCAAATGGATTGCCTCCTATTATTATtggattttttgtgtgcaaattaAGGAGAATGGCAAAAGTTATGTCATTAGATTTCTTTCATCAGTGGATGTCAATCACTGCTGAGGGGCATCGAATATCTCGCTTAGCGCATCACACTGAAATCGAACATAACaactgggagaaaaaaacaaaggcaggTTGTCACATTCAAGTTTGACAAGTTTGTGCGGAAGAACGCGTTTGGAGAAACATGACGTTTCCAATTTCAAGTGCCGCAAAGTTCCATCTGCAGGCAGAatcattgaaaatatgaagattgatttgatcatgtgtgtcatttttgtgtttgtctttcagtCATTCACACGTTCAATTATTTCCAGACGGGCTCTCAAGTTGCAAAGCTACCAGAGTACTGGGAGGCCGCGTATGTTGACGGCGTTCAGATTCTGCACTTTGACAGCAACCACAGGAAAGCAAAAGCGAAACAAGACTGGGTGGACAAAATCACAGAAGATGAGCCGCACTACTGGGAGAGAGAGACGGCGGGCAGTATTCATAATGAGCAGGCCTTCAAAGTCAACATTGAAATCCTTAATAAGCGCTTCAACCAAACTGGAGGTTTGTTTACGTCCAACCTTCTGCTCgtcaaatgacactttttttgtcactgctgGCTTCTCTCTGATCATCGTCCTCGCTGAATCTTGTGCGCCATCCTTTCAGGTGTTCACATGTTTCAGTGGATGTACGGCTGTGAATGGAATGATGAGACTGGGGAGGTTGATGGTTGGCAGCACTTCAGTTACGATGGAGAAGACTTCATATCATTTGAGCTGAAGACGATGAGCTGGATCGCAGCACATCCGCAAGCTTTCATCACCAAACTCAAGTGGGACCAAACAGACGGGTACAATGAAGCCTGGAAGAATGCTCTCACTGAGGTGCTTCCTTCCCTGTTGAAGAAGCACGTGAGCAACGGGAGGGAGTTCCTGACCAGAACCGGTACATTGTCCTCTCACGCCTTCTCTGCGTCTTTCAAGCTCACACACGATGTCCATCTTTGCCGCTCTTTCAAgttgtttcttttcctccatGCACATCCTCCACTCTTCTCTCCATCTTTGCGCGCAGAGCTTCCCACGGTGTCTCTCCTGCAGAAGACGCCTTCCTCTCCAATCACCTGCCACGCCACGGGTTTCTACCCCAGGACGTCGGACCTCTTTTGGAGGAAGGACGGCGAGCAGATCCACGAGGACGTGGAGATGGGGGAGACCCTCCCCAACCACGACGGAACCTTCCAGACCACGGCCGACCTGAAGGTGGAGCTGACGCCTGCCGCGGAGGGCCGCTACGAATGCGTGTTCAAACTGGATGGCGTCCGGGAGGAGATGGTCACCAAGCTGTACGCCAAAAGCATCCTGAGCAACGTGCGCATCCAGGGTGAGCCACGCGTCGGACACGGCTCGGCGTCACGCCCACAGTCGTTCACGTGTCTCGTTTTGTTTCcttgtgaagaagaggaagacagGAAGAAGGCGGTGGCCATCGCTGTCCCGCTGGTGGTCCTGGCTCTGGTGGCGATGGCGGTGGCAGCGGGGGTGTTCCTGGCCAAGCGTCCCAAAAGCCAAAAAGGTGAACGACGACACAAATGTTTGCTCCGTTTGTGGCGATTCCTAATCTCCTCTCGCTTCTCTTCCATTTCAGCCAATTACGCTCCAGCTTGTAAGTGAGACGTTTTCCGCttgctgttttgaaaaaatgccaatgccttgaatgtattttcttttatgctcCCTCAGCCAGCGCCTCATCTTCTGAGCAGGATTGAATGAACCTCACTAAGGTTGAAGGgatgtcttcttttcttgGGTGCCACGCTTGATTGAATCATCGCATTccaactgtatgaaatatttggaaatgtttcttatttcaaattgaagtgCAACAGTTTTACAAGTGCAGTGAATTCTAATTGTATTTACTTCACTAGTTCTTCCAAATACCGCTAGAGGGAGCCAACATACCACAAGTAATATCTGCATCAcacgttgcttttttttaagtgctttTTTGTTAAGCGAACTACTGATCAATTTGATATGAGTTTGAGTAtcattataaaaatgtttgaaatgagGTTTCTGGTCACTGTATTTTCACTTGTGGATATATAATTTAGCAAGGATAAGCAAAAAATTTATGATAAAGAACACgtcttttttctgttgtcttctaaaaaaaaaatacaaaacacattcCTATTTACAGAGAAGTCCATGTGgagtttattttgttatttttattttatttatctccGTCATTGATGTGTATTTTGATCAATAGACAATTCAACTTTAGCAAGTAAACGCATATTTACATAATTATGCTTGAGAAGGAACaagatgaagaaaatcttATAGTTCCTGCCCCCTTccacataataataaaataaaacaacataatAAGTGCAAAACTTCATCAAGTACAAACCAAACACCTCACgagaaaatatatacaaaaccAGACAAGAAATAACtaaattcataaatataaaGCGAAATGTCGACACTTACGGCTGTCCATATAATCTTATTGTTCTGTcgtttcagatttttttcaattggaaTATATTTATACAATACTTTATCTCATTGAAAAGAGAAGGTACGAATAGAAATCGATGGAACTGAGATTGAAAgggtgcaggaaaacaaatttcttgggGTTATAATAGATGACAGGCTGAGTTGCTGAGTCAGACTATGGAGCAGTGtaagtgaggaactcaagcaaagtccaaatatccaccagtttaaaaaaattttcaaaaatatgttgtttagcaGGTACAAGGACTAAAAATGCCAAATGgctacacaaaagcaaaaataaaacaggataACAAGTTGAAAGTGTGTAGATTTATACGTTGAATCATTAGTTTATTGGATAAACTGAGAAAGTggtaggaatctaaaaagGTATGCTTCTTCCTACTTcttttcgagcattctttgctattgatttttctcagtttgttggtttgtttgtttgttgtacaGACTTACATATGACACtttagtgttatttgttttattttctatctttttaagttttaaatatgttcgaaataataataataataataataaactttatttgtatagcacagggatgggcaaactacggcccgcgggccacatccggcccacgggaccgtttaatccggcccgccaaccctgaattaattgtattaaacttttttttttttgtcattttgcctgcaatgactgcgtttccccagtagatggggaaccgctcgcctgcgcatttactaccggaagccgtgtcagaaagctcggtgcacactcacaagtgcgtgtacgtacgtactcagtagtacggacatggcgcactcgcgctctatttgtatcagtcccgaatttagagcgtgggctgtgacgacagcattcttgtaattcgctcgctgagctttcagatacagtttgacgctaaagccacccacaaaccttcccctggaatccttccattaaaatgagtggcccgaagaaaagaagtgagtgccgaatgttaaaagagtg
This window contains:
- the LOC119128173 gene encoding class I histocompatibility antigen, F10 alpha chain-like, coding for MITMNLLAFFVLAVQLYSVTPVIHTFNYFQTGSQVAKLPEYWEAAYVDGVQILHFDSNHRKAKAKQDWVDKITEDEPHYWERETAGSIHNEQAFKVNIEILNKRFNQTGGVHMFQWMYGCEWNDETGEVDGWQHFSYDGEDFISFELKTMSWIAAHPQAFITKLKWDQTDGYNEAWKNALTEVLPSLLKKHVSNGREFLTRTELPTVSLLQKTPSSPITCHATGFYPRTSDLFWRKDGEQIHEDVEMGETLPNHDGTFQTTADLKVELTPAAEGRYECVFKLDGVREEMVTKLYAKSILSNVRIQEEEDRKKAVAIAVPLVVLALVAMAVAAGVFLAKRPKSQKGERRHKCLLRLWRFLISSRFSSISANYAPASSASSSEQD